Genomic window (Juglans microcarpa x Juglans regia isolate MS1-56 chromosome 2S, Jm3101_v1.0, whole genome shotgun sequence):
TTTTATTTAGTGGAGTTGACAATGCTTAATTGCGTCGAATGCGCAGGTTGATCTGAAGTTGAAGGTCTGTAGAGGCTCAAAGGTCCGGAAAGTGCTTGTCAAGGAAGCGCAATCGTGCGGTGAGGCTACGGTGGTTCTGGGAACTTCTAAAACACATCGCACATTCCGGTCATCGGCCTCCGTTGCTAAGTACTGTGCCAGAAAATTGTCCAAATATTTCTCCGTTTTCGCCGTTGACAATGGCAAAGTTTTGTTCCAGAGAGTGGCAACTTCTACCAATTCCAATAAACCGCGAGGTCgtaatttacaaatttacatgTATTTTGAGCCAAGACTAATGTTCTTGTACTTTCCGTTTCAAGTTATTCCAAAGGAATTGCTTCCtatgtttagtttagttttctTCCTGTCGAAGTAGTAATTTACGAAGAACTAGAGAAATGCAGATGAACTAAATGATTCGAATGATGGTTGCAGAACGAGCGAATTTCGTTGGTGGTCACTGTTTGGAAAAATCCAGCTCGGTTTGCTCAAGTTGTGCACCTGATGCCGGATTGCCGGAGAATTGTGGAACCCAATCTACGCAAGAGTTATCTGGAGATGGTGACGAGGACAATTCGTTGGCTTTGGTACCATATAGATCATCTGAGGCCAATATAGATTCTGGTTACGTTGTGATTCAAGACTCAACGGAGTTGAAATCCAGGTGGTCAACTCTTCGACGGGTGTTTCTACCCAAGCGGCATTATGTGGAGAAATCTGTGAAAAGGACTTCTGTTCTTCGTTGGTTGTTGAGATTACCAAGCTGTCATTCTTCAGCTGTGGTGTATCCTGATCAGAGGAGGAGTAATTCTGATCAGGATGATGATTATTGTTCCTCGCTTGATGAAGAGACTGGGGCGATCGTGCCATTCAGATCTGCTGCTGTGTGTCCTCCTCTTTCCCCTTTCAATGGCTTCGGTTGTCTTCCTAACGAATTACTTGGTTTGCATGAGAAATACTCATCCAGCTGCAGGTTGTTTACCTACCAGGAACTCTTGTGGGCAACCTCTAATTTCATTCCCGGTTAGTatgctttccttttttttattgatgtggTTTCAAGTTTCCGTCAAATTGTTGAGTTTCTCTGATAAAgtctgattttttattttcagagaaTATGGTTGGTAAGGGTGGTAGTAGTCATGTTTACAAAGGGTGTCTTTCTGATGGCAAGGAGTTGGCAGTTAAAATGTTGAAGCCATCTCAAGATGTGCTAAAAGAGTTCGTTCAAGAAATTGAGATCATCACGACTTTACATCATAAGAACATAATCTCTCTTTTTGGGTTCTGTTTTGAGGACAATAATTTGCTATTGGTCTATGATTTTCTTTCAAGAGGAAGCCTAGAAGAAAATCTCTATGGTAAACCATTCGTTGAGTTCATCTGCTTGGAACAAGAGAAATTATTGTGCTATTCTccctatacatacatacattcatatatatatatatatatatatatataaacacacacgCACTATCCTTTTTAACACATGCTCTCTGATTAAGGTAACAAGAAGGGTGGAAAAGCGTTTGGTTGGCAAGAGAGATACAATGTGGCTATGGGTGTTGCCGAGGCATTGGACTTTTTACACAACGGCTGTGTGGAACCTGTGATCCACAGGGACGTGAAATCCTCAAACATCCTTCTTTCTGTGGATTTTGAGGCACAGGTACTTTTAAGTCTGTACCTGACAATCTTTCGGGGACATTAT
Coding sequences:
- the LOC121252596 gene encoding probable receptor-like serine/threonine-protein kinase At5g57670, whose product is MSFTGDLPSSESEDADGGRTVLVGVKLDAPSRELLTWALVKVAHPGDHVIALHVLNTLTEGTSSLVSLVKTFDSVLSVYQGFCNLKQVDLKLKVCRGSKVRKVLVKEAQSCGEATVVLGTSKTHRTFRSSASVAKYCARKLSKYFSVFAVDNGKVLFQRVATSTNSNKPRERANFVGGHCLEKSSSVCSSCAPDAGLPENCGTQSTQELSGDGDEDNSLALVPYRSSEANIDSGYVVIQDSTELKSRWSTLRRVFLPKRHYVEKSVKRTSVLRWLLRLPSCHSSAVVYPDQRRSNSDQDDDYCSSLDEETGAIVPFRSAAVCPPLSPFNGFGCLPNELLGLHEKYSSSCRLFTYQELLWATSNFIPENMVGKGGSSHVYKGCLSDGKELAVKMLKPSQDVLKEFVQEIEIITTLHHKNIISLFGFCFEDNNLLLVYDFLSRGSLEENLYGNKKGGKAFGWQERYNVAMGVAEALDFLHNGCVEPVIHRDVKSSNILLSVDFEAQLSDFGLASWSLATCNIACTDVAGTFGYLAPEYFMHGKVSDKIDVYAFGVVLLELLSGRKPIDSTHPRGQESLVMWAKPILDSGKVSQLLDPSLGSDYDHDQIERMALAATLCIRREPRLRPQISLVLKLLQGDEEVMRLARQQLCTSEVDALDGEAFSTNFQSHLNVALLDIEDELLSIGSSEQSVSLDDYLQAR